The window GTCGGCTTCATCAGGGCCTATCAGCAGTACGCCATGAAGCGGGATGCCGAACAGGCTGAAGCGCCAGCAGCGAAGCTTGTGTTCGCCGTAACGCGGCGTGCTTTCGTTGTCGCATAGCTGTACCAGAGCATTGTGGCCTTTGAGCGTCAACAGGCCCTTGAGGTAGGCGATCATTGCCTCGGTTTTCAGTGCCTGCTGGCTTGCATCGATCCACTGCTGTTCGATCGCGGCCTTTCTGGAGCCTTCATAAATGCCCTGCAGGTGGTCTTGATACTGCTGGCCGAGGTCCAGGCTTCGGCAAAGGTTCACGAACGCTTCGGGCTCGAGCCCTGGAAGTGAGGCGTCGTCGTCCGGGCCAAGGGTCAGGGTGTCGAACGGGCCCACTTCGTCGGGCCCTTCGAAATTGTGCAGTGCGGCCTCCAGCAGCGAGCGCTTCTGTGGCGGCCCTTCGGGGCGCTTGATGTACGTATCGTCACCGCCGAGTGAGAAATCGAGGCCGGGGACATTCACCAGCGTGGTGTACACCTTGAACGGCTGGTGCAGGTACTGGGCCTTGTCCGCTTTGACATCCGGGCCCAACCGGCTCTCGAGCAAAGGCTTGCAGAATTCGCTGATCTGCCTGAAGTCTTCGAGCAAGGCCCGCAGAGCTTTGAACTCGGCATCGCGGGCGCTGATCAGCTGCCGTAAACGCGCCTTGTCTTCATCGCTGGCTGCGGTGTACCAGGCGTAAGGCGAACCGTTTTCGTCGAGGTAGTCCTTGCGGATGCTCTGTACGACGCGGCGGGTATGGTCAGGGTGCATCGTTCGGCACCAGTCAGGCAGGTTACGGACAATCTGGGCCTGATGGAAAGGCATGGGTGTGCTGGTCATGCTGAAGTCTCCGTGGTCGATGGAGGGGCCAGTCGACAGGTTTCGCCTCGGCATGCGGTGGTATTTAGTTGAATGCACAGGTCGGTCCTGTGCACGAGAGCGTCGGTAGGGGAGCAGCGCGGGCAGGGTTGTTGGGAGATGGTGAAGCAAGGCATGGGGTAGGCATGTCGTGTGGATGACGCCGGCACGTGGGGTATGGGCCGGCGTCATGTGATGCCTGGCCATGGGCCGGCGTTCTATCAGGGAGAACTACGATGCATTCGCTGTGCAGTCCCAAGGATCACCTGCTGGACCTCGACGGTATTGAAATAGCGGTACGCACCTGGGGGGCGGAGGACGGCATCCCGGTGCTGGCTCTGCACGGCTGGCTGGACAACGCCGCCTCGTTCGAACGCCTGGCACCGATGCTCGACGGCTGCTTCGTGGTCGCCCCCGACCTGGTTGGCCACGGCCGCTCGGACCATCGCCGCCACGACAGTGGCTACTACCTGTGGGAACATGCCGAGGACATGCTGGCAGTGACCGACAGCCTGGGCCTGTCGCAATTCCATGTGCTGGCCCATGGCATGGGCACCGGGGTGGCGTCGCTGCTGGCGGCCATGACCAGCGGTATTGCCAGCATGACCTTCCTCGACGGCATGGGCGCACCGTTCACGGTGGCCGAGGATGACCGCGTGCAGCACCTGGCCCGGGCCTACCGGCTCAAGCGCATGGTGCAGCGC of the Pseudomonas asiatica genome contains:
- a CDS encoding alpha/beta fold hydrolase, with the translated sequence MHSLCSPKDHLLDLDGIEIAVRTWGAEDGIPVLALHGWLDNAASFERLAPMLDGCFVVAPDLVGHGRSDHRRHDSGYYLWEHAEDMLAVTDSLGLSQFHVLAHGMGTGVASLLAAMTSGIASMTFLDGMGAPFTVAEDDRVQHLARAYRLKRMVQRSQLQGFSEPDVDRFEDLDTALEQRRERLDTELSEEAARLLALRDLLQLGEGYCWRHDPRLVLPEPMPLTEREACDLLSQIRCPLYLLFGRQGAFTGEAFTRRQAALPSQAKISWHPGGHHFHLDAPDRALVDQLLRILTRHEGGVLQRLVNE